From the Saccharomycodes ludwigii strain NBRC 1722 chromosome I, whole genome shotgun sequence genome, one window contains:
- the CKS1 gene encoding cyclin-dependent protein kinase regulatory subunit CKS1 (similar to Saccharomyces cerevisiae YBR135W | CKS1 | Cdc28 Kinase Subunit) — protein sequence MSYYGHHTFHGRKLTDQERTRVLEFQESIHYSPRYSDDTHEYRHVMLPKAMLKVIPSDYFNGETGTLRLLTEDEWRGLGITQSLGWVHYECHAPEPHILLFKRPINFEAELHAQQAAAAAALQHHQQQQQQQQQ from the coding sequence ATGAGTTATTACGGTCATCACACTTTTCATGGCAGAAAACTAACAGATCAAGAGCGAACAAGGGTGTTAGAATTTCAAGAATCTATTCATTATTCACCACGTTATTCAGATGATACTCACGAATATAGACATGTTATGTTACCAAAGGCAATGTTAAAAGTTATACCATCCGATTATTTTAATGGAGAAACTGGTACATTACGTTTATTAACTGAAGATGAATGGCGTGGATTAGGTATCACCCAATCCTTGGGTTGGGTTCATTACGAGTGCCATGCGCCGGAACCACATattctattatttaaaaggCCTATTAACTTTGAAGCTGAACTACATGCCCAACAAGCTGCAGCTGCAGCTGCCCTACAACACcatcaacaacagcaacagcaacaacaacaataa